The Hypanus sabinus isolate sHypSab1 chromosome 5, sHypSab1.hap1, whole genome shotgun sequence genome has a segment encoding these proteins:
- the LOC132393764 gene encoding uncharacterized protein LOC132393764, with amino-acid sequence MAKISTELQVLQLEREEAAAMAEAKYIEEAEGSRDLTAARSTLERTRLERTSDYVQSQIDRQARLPSPYVFDNFPSYEEPQRVTIASHPYEEGNLPSRLRDEVKNERTDNAPSPPQQDGGEGEVHSRTTIVSSNCTEVCGQTQSSRSCSKICLTEVYPKEAQQDITKRKVTDETLGQSVFVRTERGNKLAQSAQDTISLKPKDTKVFRDEANNGVAPLPIREPRQRSPDNKEQAVKRFTSLRKTWKKKPEIQQRTRLAHEVLCTLMAEVTAIINAQSFLPVSSDPENPFILSPSMLLTQKAGAPPPPGDFSDRDLYTKQWRQVQALANQFWPCWRQKYLPLLQQRQKWTEPRRNLQVGNLVLLRDKQVARNSWPTARITATFPSEDGHVRKIELKTTDQGDVKIYQGPVTEVILLLPND; translated from the coding sequence atggcaaaaatatcgacagagttgcaagtgctgcagctagaaagagaagaagctgctgccatggcggaagcaaagtacatagaagaagctgaagggtcgcgtgatctgaccgcagcaagatctactttagaaaggaccagactggaacgcacaagcgactatgtacaatctcaaatagacaggcaggctcgtctcccctctccatacgtattcgataacttccccagctacgaggaacctcagagagtcacgattgcatcacatccatacgaggaaggaaatttaccctcacggctccgtgatgaagtcaagaatgaaagaaccgacaacgctccttcacccccacaacaggacggcggggagggagaggttcactccaggacaacaattgtcagctcgaactgtacagaagtttgcggtcaaactcagtcaagccgttcttgttccaagatctgcctcactgaggtgtaccctaaagaagcacaacaagacattaccaagcgtaaagtaaccgacgagacgctaggtcagtcagttttcgttcgaaCCGAGcgcggaaacaaacttgcacaatcagctcaagataccatttctttaaaacccaaagacaccaaggtcttcagagatgaagcaaataatggggttgccccattgccaatcagagaaccacgccagcgctcaccagataacaaagagcaggcagtcaaacggttcacgtccttacggaaaacctggaaaaagaaacctgagatacagcaacgcacccgattggcccacgaggtactgtgcaccctaatggcagaggtcacagccattataaacgcacaatcattcctacctgtgtcttctgacccagaaaaccccttcatcctttcgccatcaatgctccttacacagaaggcaggggcacctcctccaccaggagacttttcagacagggatctgtacacaaagcaatggagacaagtccaggctctggcaaatcagttctggccttgctggagacaaaaatatctacctttgttgcaacagagacaaaagtggacagaaccccgcaggaatcttcaagttggaaacttagtcctgctcagggacaagcaagtcgctcgcaacagctggccaacggccagaatcactgctacattccctagcgaggatggacatgtcaggaagatcgaattgaagactaccgaccaaggcgatgtgaaaatttaccaagggccagttacagaagttattctacttctacccaatgactga